Proteins from a genomic interval of Paenibacillus sp. FSL H8-0048:
- the minD gene encoding septum site-determining protein MinD, producing the protein MGEAIVVTSGKGGVGKTTTTANIGTALALQGKKVCLVDTDIGLRNLDVVMGLENRIIYDLVDVAEGRCRLNQALVKDKRFDELYMLPAAQTKDKTAVTPEQVRDIILELKKEYEYILIDCPAGIEHGFRNAVAGADKAIVVTTPEHAAVRDADRIIGLLEQSAVESPKLVVNRIRQGLIKSGDMLDIEDILQVLNIDLIGIVPDDEQVIRAANNGEPTVMNPDSLAAIAYRNIARRILGDAVPLMQLDQKTGAFKKLKKFFGMG; encoded by the coding sequence ATGGGAGAAGCGATTGTCGTAACCTCGGGTAAAGGCGGAGTTGGCAAGACAACCACAACAGCCAACATTGGGACCGCGCTTGCCCTGCAGGGCAAAAAAGTATGTCTGGTGGATACGGACATTGGACTGCGGAATCTGGATGTTGTCATGGGGCTGGAGAACCGGATTATCTATGATCTGGTCGATGTGGCAGAGGGCCGCTGCCGGCTGAATCAGGCGCTGGTCAAGGACAAGCGCTTCGATGAGCTGTACATGCTGCCCGCTGCCCAGACCAAGGACAAGACTGCAGTTACGCCGGAGCAGGTTAGGGATATCATTCTGGAGCTCAAGAAGGAGTATGAATATATTCTGATCGATTGTCCGGCCGGCATTGAGCACGGCTTCCGCAATGCGGTTGCCGGTGCCGACAAAGCAATTGTAGTCACCACTCCGGAGCATGCTGCGGTACGGGATGCAGACCGGATTATCGGTCTCTTGGAGCAGTCAGCGGTGGAATCTCCGAAGCTGGTGGTCAACCGGATTCGTCAGGGCTTGATCAAGTCCGGGGATATGCTTGATATTGAAGACATTCTGCAGGTGCTGAATATCGATCTGATCGGGATTGTACCCGATGATGAACAGGTCATCCGGGCGGCGAACAACGGAGAGCCTACCGTGATGAATCCGGACTCCTTGGCTGCGATAGCTTACCGTAATATTGCCCGGCGTATTCTGGGCGATGCGGTGCCGCTGATGCAGCTTGATCAGAAGACGGGCGCCTTCAAGAAGCTCAAGAAATTTTTTGGAATGGGCTGA
- a CDS encoding M50 family metallopeptidase, with amino-acid sequence MIRVFGIELSLHPLFVLILMVSVLTGQFLELLTLFLIVFIHELGHVCAALLAGVTVRSVELLPFGGVAVIEDHGRLTAVREIGIALAGPLQNGIMILMALALKQVEYGNIAYLDYFIGANAMIALFNLLPVLPLDGGKILQAALSLLLPYYYTLLWTGRVSIAASLLVIGFALLPLGNGDGLRLNLLMIGAFLLYSNWTDQRNLPYRFVGFLMNRERIYERYLVAENIARPIVATLAKPLDEILRLFKRNHYHYIYVMNNDRDIVAVVPEQRLIASYFGK; translated from the coding sequence TTGATTAGGGTCTTCGGCATTGAATTGTCACTGCATCCGCTCTTCGTGCTGATTCTCATGGTCTCCGTGCTTACCGGACAGTTCCTGGAGCTGCTCACCTTGTTCCTGATCGTATTCATTCATGAGCTTGGACATGTATGTGCGGCGCTGCTGGCCGGCGTTACCGTCAGATCGGTGGAGCTTCTGCCATTCGGCGGCGTTGCGGTTATAGAGGATCATGGACGGCTTACAGCTGTCCGTGAGATCGGGATTGCCCTGGCTGGTCCGCTGCAGAACGGAATTATGATTCTGATGGCGCTGGCGCTTAAGCAGGTGGAGTATGGAAATATCGCCTATCTGGATTATTTTATCGGAGCTAATGCCATGATCGCTCTATTCAATCTGCTTCCGGTGCTTCCGCTGGACGGTGGCAAAATTCTTCAGGCGGCCCTGAGTCTGCTGCTTCCGTATTATTACACACTGCTGTGGACCGGCAGAGTCAGCATTGCGGCCAGTCTGCTTGTGATAGGGTTCGCTCTGCTTCCGCTTGGGAACGGAGATGGACTCCGGCTTAACCTCCTCATGATCGGAGCGTTTCTGCTCTATTCTAATTGGACGGACCAGCGCAATTTGCCGTACCGGTTTGTCGGGTTTTTGATGAACCGTGAGCGGATTTATGAGCGGTATCTAGTGGCGGAGAACATTGCCCGCCCAATAGTTGCCACGCTCGCGAAACCTTTGGATGAGATATTGCGTCTATTTAAACGTAACCATTATCATTATATCTATGTGATGAACAACGATAGGGATATCGTAGCCGTTGTGCCGGAGCAGCGTCTGATTGCTTCGTATTTCGGAAAGTAA
- a CDS encoding ribosomal-processing cysteine protease Prp produces the protein MINVRITRASAQGVIVGFAVKGHAEYARNGRDIVCAGVSTVTVGTVNAIESLTGVVLDTSMKDGFLSGTLVPVNDSEVSAKVQLLLESMVLMLKDIAKSYKKYIQIQEVII, from the coding sequence ATGATTAACGTGCGGATTACACGGGCTTCTGCTCAGGGTGTCATTGTCGGTTTTGCCGTCAAGGGGCATGCGGAATACGCAAGGAATGGCAGGGATATCGTCTGCGCGGGTGTTTCGACGGTTACCGTTGGAACAGTGAATGCGATTGAGAGCCTGACGGGTGTAGTTCTGGATACTTCGATGAAGGATGGGTTCTTAAGCGGAACGCTGGTTCCCGTGAATGATTCCGAAGTCTCCGCCAAGGTACAGCTCTTGCTGGAATCCATGGTGCTGATGCTCAAGGATATTGCTAAATCCTATAAGAAATATATTCAGATACAGGAAGTTATCATTTGA
- the minC gene encoding septum site-determining protein MinC, translating to MTVKSKHVRIKGIKDGLVFLLDDKCPFEDLLSELRYKLEHSHQNILTGPIVHVDIKLGNRAVTEEDKEAVLEILKSQGNLLIRSVEAIEDPEEKDTEALFMMSGMLRSGQVLHHEGNLLFLGDVNPGGTITCSGDIYILGALKGMAHAGINGNQEAIIAASLLAPTQLRIAEIISRPPDEWGTRESSMEFAYLSGGAMQIDKIHNIVKLRQDLNVFKGV from the coding sequence ATGACAGTTAAATCCAAGCACGTAAGGATTAAGGGCATCAAGGATGGCCTGGTATTCCTGCTAGACGACAAGTGTCCCTTTGAAGATCTCTTAAGCGAGCTTCGCTACAAGCTGGAGCACAGCCATCAAAATATTCTGACCGGACCGATTGTGCATGTGGATATTAAGCTGGGCAACCGTGCTGTTACCGAAGAAGATAAAGAGGCGGTACTTGAGATCCTCAAGAGTCAGGGAAATCTGTTGATCCGTTCGGTTGAAGCTATTGAAGATCCTGAAGAGAAGGATACAGAGGCCTTGTTCATGATGAGCGGAATGCTCCGCTCGGGCCAGGTACTGCATCATGAGGGCAATCTGCTGTTCCTCGGCGATGTGAATCCGGGAGGCACGATTACCTGTTCAGGAGATATCTATATTCTTGGTGCACTCAAAGGAATGGCACACGCCGGAATCAACGGTAACCAGGAGGCCATTATTGCCGCTTCCCTTCTGGCGCCTACCCAACTCCGGATTGCTGAGATTATCAGCAGACCGCCTGATGAATGGGGAACCCGGGAGAGCAGTATGGAATTTGCCTATTTATCGGGCGGTGCTATGCAAATCGACAAAATTCATAATATAGTGAAGTTACGTCAGGATTTAAATGTGTTTAAAGGGGTGTAG
- the mreD gene encoding rod shape-determining protein MreD: MRMRRPVLVLLLFILFILEGTVLPWLIPDGWQMRIIPNLVFIVILFVTVYHHRHTALILGLSFGMLHDVVFYGRILGAHSFAMGLSAYLIGLVFQIPRAPLPLMMTVVLLGSLLEDSILFAIYNVFNLSQEPYNWALLHHMLPTMLIHFAAGLLLYIPLRRQLELLKKETLDEEAA, encoded by the coding sequence GTGAGGATGCGCAGACCTGTCCTGGTACTTTTGTTATTCATTTTATTTATTCTGGAAGGCACAGTGCTTCCCTGGCTGATTCCTGACGGCTGGCAGATGCGGATTATTCCTAATCTCGTCTTCATCGTCATTCTGTTCGTAACGGTATACCATCACCGGCATACAGCGCTTATTCTGGGCTTATCGTTCGGTATGCTGCATGATGTGGTCTTCTATGGTCGCATACTGGGTGCTCATTCCTTCGCTATGGGCCTATCTGCGTACCTGATCGGGCTGGTATTCCAGATTCCCCGCGCGCCGCTGCCGCTTATGATGACAGTGGTGCTGCTGGGCAGTCTGCTGGAAGACAGCATTCTTTTTGCCATCTATAATGTGTTTAATCTAAGCCAGGAGCCATATAATTGGGCGCTCTTGCATCATATGCTGCCTACCATGCTCATTCATTTTGCTGCAGGCCTGCTTCTCTACATTCCGCTCCGGCGACAGCTGGAGCTGCTGAAGAAAGAGACACTTGATGAGGAAGCTGCCTAA
- a CDS encoding Spo0B domain-containing protein, translating to MKSWKSKVWAVMLSAVLPLGLVYWQTSLFTCLLLGVWVAAVLAFSFVYNRRQYEEELRIQENTLQQAANRTLNHHRHDWMNDLQVLYGYIQLGKPDKSVQCVERIKERIALDSRIAKLGVPSLVFYLQSFRTFRSSLELDIQVEEELQLEDKLSPEAGAELTSVIMQTVRAYQYSGITQHGDTRKLELSFSQEGRDILISFKGEGEQGNPELLQEQIYNIVQGKIMKAEQVQPAKGYLELRLPLEM from the coding sequence ATGAAATCCTGGAAAAGTAAGGTCTGGGCAGTCATGTTATCCGCAGTGCTTCCTTTAGGTCTCGTGTATTGGCAAACCTCCCTTTTCACATGCCTGCTGCTCGGAGTCTGGGTAGCGGCAGTGCTTGCATTCAGCTTTGTTTACAACCGGCGTCAATATGAAGAGGAACTGCGTATACAGGAGAATACTCTGCAGCAGGCGGCAAACCGGACACTGAATCATCATCGTCATGACTGGATGAATGATCTGCAGGTGCTTTACGGATATATCCAGCTGGGCAAGCCTGATAAATCCGTACAATGTGTGGAAAGAATAAAGGAGCGTATTGCGCTCGACAGCCGTATTGCCAAATTGGGAGTGCCTTCCCTGGTGTTCTACCTGCAATCCTTCCGTACGTTCAGAAGCAGTCTGGAGCTGGACATACAGGTGGAAGAAGAGCTCCAGCTGGAGGACAAGCTGAGTCCTGAGGCAGGGGCTGAGCTGACTTCGGTCATTATGCAGACGGTCAGGGCGTACCAGTACAGCGGAATAACACAGCATGGAGACACGCGGAAGCTTGAACTCAGCTTTTCACAGGAGGGCAGGGACATTCTGATCTCTTTCAAAGGTGAGGGAGAACAAGGGAATCCCGAACTGCTTCAGGAGCAAATTTATAATATAGTACAAGGAAAAATCATGAAGGCGGAGCAGGTTCAGCCTGCCAAGGGTTATTTGGAACTGCGGTTACCGCTGGAGATGTAA
- the mreC gene encoding rod shape-determining protein MreC, whose translation MFKLFNNKRLFILLITLVTFIVLMGFSLGQRKTLSWPENFLRDTTGFVQKLFYKPAGYVAGFFEDIGNLREMAEENKRLKILAAQYARDKAQFNFIKAKNEEYEKDLQFTKAQKNMYKYEYLISNVVSVTTEPGNNTLVIDLGAKDGIRLNMSVTSIEGLVGVISNVSNFTSTVKLMTMMDINDPNSQPPIAATAVNKEGKTFGMIESYDQQTGMLLMNKIPVGDPIAKDDVIISSGIGGRYPRGMPIGTVKEVKIGQFGLTSTAIIKPAAGFQDWKELFVVYTEERVE comes from the coding sequence ATATTGCTGATTACGCTGGTTACGTTTATCGTTCTGATGGGCTTCAGCCTGGGGCAGAGGAAGACCCTGTCCTGGCCGGAGAATTTCCTCAGAGATACGACCGGATTCGTGCAGAAATTGTTCTACAAGCCCGCTGGATACGTAGCGGGCTTCTTCGAAGATATTGGCAATCTCCGCGAAATGGCCGAAGAGAACAAGCGGCTTAAGATTTTGGCTGCACAGTACGCCCGGGATAAGGCGCAATTTAATTTCATTAAAGCCAAGAATGAAGAATATGAAAAGGATCTTCAATTCACTAAAGCTCAAAAGAACATGTATAAATATGAATATCTGATCTCCAATGTGGTCAGTGTTACGACAGAACCGGGGAATAATACACTTGTTATTGATTTGGGTGCGAAAGATGGCATTAGACTGAATATGTCCGTAACTTCTATCGAGGGGCTTGTAGGAGTTATAAGCAATGTAAGTAACTTCACCTCTACCGTGAAGCTGATGACGATGATGGATATCAACGACCCCAACTCACAGCCTCCTATAGCAGCAACCGCTGTTAACAAGGAAGGCAAGACCTTTGGAATGATTGAGAGCTATGACCAGCAGACCGGGATGCTGCTGATGAACAAAATCCCCGTAGGCGATCCGATTGCCAAGGATGATGTCATTATCTCCTCTGGGATTGGCGGACGCTATCCGCGCGGTATGCCTATCGGTACGGTGAAAGAAGTGAAGATCGGACAATTCGGATTAACCTCTACAGCGATTATCAAGCCGGCGGCAGGATTCCAGGACTGGAAGGAACTCTTCGTTGTCTATACGGAGGAGCGTGTAGAATAG
- a CDS encoding M23 family metallopeptidase, translating into MKYPRESKNRRKKRIQNLLEEKPAAGAAPAPERLGLPGSPSSFRAWGAGDRNEFDSSLEPDPETMWKQQRNHWEDEGSKGPGQGFRAGLLRRTVASLLVFGAVWGIFAVQEPWAVKAQYFVTDILSNDMDFAAAQVWYEEHFNGAPSFIPIFGDEQVPAEKVTAAHELSAPLAGSIVRPFAASLNGIEIIPADDSSASVTVKSVDTGRVLAVSKEARGGIRITVRHTGEITAEYGHLSGTRLAVDDWVQSGDEIGWIQGTEDARVPLLFFAVMKDKTYIDPAEVVSFD; encoded by the coding sequence ATGAAATACCCGAGAGAGTCCAAGAACCGCCGTAAGAAACGTATACAAAATCTGCTGGAGGAGAAGCCGGCAGCCGGAGCAGCACCAGCACCAGAGCGGCTCGGTCTGCCGGGCAGTCCTTCCTCATTCAGAGCATGGGGGGCTGGGGACAGGAATGAATTTGACTCTTCCCTTGAGCCTGACCCCGAGACAATGTGGAAGCAGCAGCGCAACCACTGGGAAGATGAAGGCAGCAAGGGACCGGGGCAGGGCTTCCGTGCTGGTCTGCTGCGGCGGACGGTGGCCAGTCTGCTGGTCTTCGGCGCTGTATGGGGCATTTTTGCCGTGCAGGAGCCGTGGGCAGTGAAGGCACAGTACTTTGTTACAGACATCCTCAGCAATGATATGGATTTTGCAGCAGCACAGGTGTGGTACGAGGAACATTTCAATGGAGCCCCGTCCTTTATTCCGATTTTCGGAGATGAACAGGTACCGGCGGAGAAGGTGACGGCTGCTCATGAGCTTAGCGCTCCGCTTGCAGGAAGCATTGTTCGTCCCTTTGCTGCTTCGCTTAATGGCATCGAAATTATACCGGCAGACGATTCAAGTGCCAGCGTCACGGTGAAAAGTGTAGATACGGGCCGTGTGCTGGCCGTTTCGAAGGAAGCCCGGGGAGGCATCCGTATTACGGTCCGGCATACCGGGGAGATCACGGCAGAATACGGTCATCTTAGCGGGACACGGCTCGCAGTGGATGACTGGGTGCAGAGCGGAGACGAAATAGGCTGGATTCAGGGGACGGAGGATGCCCGGGTCCCGTTGCTGTTTTTTGCAGTTATGAAAGACAAGACTTATATTGATCCGGCCGAAGTGGTATCGTTTGATTAG
- a CDS encoding Rne/Rng family ribonuclease, translating to MKQMIVHCTQHITRMALLENGRLVEYAAERDQQQGLVGSYYKGRVMNVLPGMQAAFVDIGQKKNAFLYVDDVLHPHLDKQPAVKPSIETLLQPGQEIVVQVRKEPRGGKGARVTTHYTLPGRWMVYMPFAEYVGVSKKICRESERSRLKGIGERLRQGEEGLIMRTVSEDEPVEAVEGDLAFLRAQWEVITRRSQEVEAPALLHCDLSIVQRFIRDAFNPQRDELMIDSAKAVKEAEAFLTDMAPEGYKPVGFYRGQEPIFSAYGVTDQLHKSFSRKIILEGGATLIWDETEALTVIDVNTAQYTGGTNLEDTVTRTNLLAAEEIGRLVRLRDTGGIIIVDFIDMEREEHRRQVTDKLESIISRDRTKTHILGWTHLGLLEMTRKKARHDSAGFAPVICQCCGGTGKVGTWLE from the coding sequence ATGAAACAAATGATCGTTCACTGTACACAGCATATTACCCGCATGGCACTTCTGGAGAACGGGAGGCTGGTGGAATATGCGGCTGAACGCGATCAGCAGCAGGGTCTGGTCGGGAGTTATTATAAAGGCCGGGTAATGAATGTGCTGCCTGGTATGCAGGCGGCCTTTGTAGATATCGGACAGAAAAAGAATGCATTTCTATACGTAGATGATGTACTCCATCCCCATCTGGACAAGCAGCCGGCCGTCAAGCCTTCGATTGAGACGCTGCTGCAGCCCGGTCAGGAGATTGTGGTTCAGGTGAGAAAAGAACCGCGGGGCGGCAAGGGCGCGCGGGTAACCACGCATTATACGCTGCCCGGACGCTGGATGGTGTACATGCCCTTTGCCGAATATGTCGGGGTCTCCAAGAAAATATGCCGGGAATCCGAGCGCAGCCGGCTTAAAGGCATCGGCGAGCGGCTGCGTCAGGGTGAGGAAGGACTCATTATGCGCACCGTCTCCGAGGATGAGCCGGTGGAAGCCGTGGAGGGAGATCTGGCTTTTCTGCGGGCGCAGTGGGAAGTGATTACCCGGCGTTCCCAGGAAGTGGAGGCGCCGGCTCTGCTGCACTGTGATCTGAGCATCGTCCAGCGGTTCATCCGGGATGCCTTCAATCCGCAGCGTGATGAGCTGATGATTGATTCGGCCAAGGCGGTTAAGGAAGCGGAAGCCTTCCTGACGGATATGGCTCCGGAAGGGTACAAGCCTGTGGGATTCTACAGGGGACAGGAGCCCATTTTCTCTGCTTACGGGGTGACGGATCAGCTGCACAAGAGCTTCAGCCGTAAAATCATCCTCGAAGGCGGCGCTACGCTGATCTGGGACGAGACAGAAGCCCTGACTGTGATTGATGTTAACACAGCGCAGTACACCGGCGGGACGAACCTTGAGGATACAGTAACACGTACTAACCTGCTGGCTGCGGAGGAGATCGGGCGGCTTGTCCGGCTCCGGGATACAGGCGGTATTATTATTGTTGATTTCATTGATATGGAACGGGAAGAGCACCGCAGGCAGGTGACGGACAAGCTGGAGAGCATTATCAGCCGCGACCGGACCAAGACGCATATTCTCGGCTGGACCCATCTCGGTCTGCTGGAGATGACCCGTAAGAAGGCCAGACATGATTCCGCGGGGTTTGCCCCGGTGATCTGCCAGTGCTGCGGCGGTACAGGCAAGGTCGGGACTTGGCTGGAGTAG
- the rpmA gene encoding 50S ribosomal protein L27 gives MLKLDLQLFASKKGVGSTKNGRDSHSKRLGVKRADGQAVTGGNILVRQRGTKIHPGTNVGIGKDDTLFALVDGVVKFERWGRDRKKVSVYPVDVAPVAAALEA, from the coding sequence ATGTTGAAATTGGATCTTCAATTATTCGCATCGAAAAAAGGTGTAGGTTCCACAAAGAACGGACGTGATTCCCACTCTAAGCGTCTTGGCGTGAAACGGGCTGACGGTCAAGCAGTAACCGGCGGCAACATCTTGGTTCGTCAACGCGGAACCAAAATCCACCCGGGCACGAACGTGGGCATCGGTAAAGATGACACACTGTTCGCACTTGTGGATGGCGTAGTGAAGTTCGAACGTTGGGGACGCGACCGCAAAAAAGTGAGCGTATATCCGGTGGATGTCGCTCCGGTAGCAGCGGCACTGGAAGCGTAA
- the rplU gene encoding 50S ribosomal protein L21, whose protein sequence is MYAIIETGGKQYKVQEGDVLFIEKLEAEDGASVTFDRVLAVSNEGGLTAGTPLVSGASVTAKVEKHGKGQKVVVYKYKPKKNYHKKQGHRQPYTKVTIEKIQA, encoded by the coding sequence ATGTATGCAATTATCGAAACTGGCGGTAAACAATACAAAGTCCAAGAGGGCGATGTTTTGTTCATTGAGAAGCTGGAAGCTGAAGACGGCGCAAGCGTAACGTTTGACCGTGTCTTGGCTGTTTCTAACGAAGGTGGTTTGACTGCAGGAACTCCGCTGGTAAGCGGCGCGTCTGTAACAGCCAAAGTCGAGAAACATGGTAAGGGACAGAAGGTTGTAGTTTACAAATACAAACCTAAGAAGAACTACCACAAGAAGCAAGGCCATCGTCAACCGTACACCAAAGTAACTATCGAGAAGATTCAAGCGTAA
- a CDS encoding SPFH domain-containing protein, producing the protein MAIIEVVKYDGPPGVFAWKYPNQELGTWTQLIVNESQEAILFKGGEALDSFTAGRHTLSTANIPILSNVVNLPFGGKSPFTAEIWFVNKINSMNVKWGTSAPLQLQDPKYKIMVAVRAFGQFGVRIEDPRKFLLKLVGTLPVFDQDTLINYFRGLLMSNINELISSYLVHKKISILEINAYVVEISKHIQGRLFSTFLDSGIELNNFYIDSINIPDDDPATQRLKEALAKKAEMDIIGFTYQQERSFDAMEEAAGNPGNAGVGMMNAGLGLGMGFGLAGPAAEIATRMTRSMSLDGSTGSQPASAASKSCSGCGTLNPADARFCTGCGRSLQPPPEAENKVCPSCGKAVIPGAKFCPHCGEGLILKCAGCGHELKPGQKFCPECGTRAANG; encoded by the coding sequence ATGGCAATTATTGAAGTAGTCAAATATGACGGACCTCCGGGTGTCTTCGCCTGGAAGTATCCGAATCAGGAGCTGGGGACCTGGACACAGCTGATCGTAAATGAATCTCAGGAAGCGATTTTGTTCAAGGGTGGAGAGGCGCTGGATTCCTTCACAGCCGGACGCCACACCTTAAGCACAGCGAATATTCCAATTTTGTCGAATGTGGTGAACCTGCCGTTCGGCGGCAAGTCTCCATTCACCGCAGAGATATGGTTTGTGAACAAGATAAACTCCATGAATGTGAAGTGGGGGACCAGTGCACCGCTTCAGCTGCAGGACCCTAAATACAAGATCATGGTAGCGGTCCGTGCCTTCGGGCAGTTTGGCGTGCGGATCGAAGATCCCCGCAAATTCCTGCTGAAGCTGGTAGGAACGCTGCCGGTCTTCGATCAGGATACATTGATCAACTATTTCCGCGGGCTGCTGATGTCCAATATTAATGAACTTATATCTTCTTATCTGGTGCACAAAAAAATCAGCATCCTGGAGATCAATGCCTACGTGGTTGAAATCTCCAAGCACATTCAAGGGCGCTTATTCTCCACGTTCCTGGACAGCGGGATTGAGCTTAATAATTTCTATATTGACTCGATCAATATTCCCGATGATGATCCGGCAACGCAGCGCCTTAAGGAGGCCTTGGCCAAAAAAGCGGAGATGGACATTATCGGCTTCACCTATCAGCAGGAACGTAGCTTCGATGCTATGGAGGAGGCCGCAGGCAATCCGGGCAACGCAGGCGTGGGCATGATGAATGCGGGGCTGGGGCTCGGCATGGGCTTCGGGCTGGCCGGACCTGCGGCTGAGATAGCCACCCGGATGACCCGGAGCATGTCCCTGGACGGCAGTACGGGCAGCCAGCCGGCATCTGCTGCTTCTAAATCCTGCTCGGGCTGTGGAACCCTTAATCCGGCAGATGCACGCTTCTGTACCGGCTGCGGCCGCAGTCTGCAACCGCCGCCGGAAGCGGAGAATAAGGTATGTCCCAGCTGCGGCAAGGCGGTCATCCCTGGTGCCAAATTCTGTCCGCATTGCGGAGAAGGCCTGATCCTGAAATGTGCAGGCTGCGGGCATGAGCTGAAGCCCGGACAGAAATTCTGTCCAGAGTGCGGTACCAGAGCGGCTAACGGGTGA
- the obgE gene encoding GTPase ObgE, translating into MFVDKAKVYVKGGDGGDGLVAFRREKYVPDGGPAGGDGGRGGDVIFRVDEGLRTLMDFRYQRHFKADKGVKGRNKSQHGANAEHMIVRIPPGTVLIDDDTQEILADLTRHGQQVVVARGGRGGRGNTRFATANNTAPELAENGEEGQERYIVMELKVMADVGLVGFPSVGKSTLLSVVSAAQPKIGAYHFTTITPNLGVVDVGDGRSFVMADLPGLIEGASEGVGLGHEFLRHVERTRIIIHVVDMSGSEGRDPFEDWVLINDELKQYNAALIDRPQIVAANKMDMPDSEENLASFRERIAELRPDLEIMPISSLTRQGVQELLYRATDILDSIPVAPVVEEVAGKERKVYKLEAEEDNSFTITRDNEAFVVNSPRIERMIKRMQLSTHDAILRLARTLRHMGVDAELRRRGAVEGTIVRIADFEFEFVENSSYY; encoded by the coding sequence ATGTTCGTAGATAAGGCTAAGGTTTATGTAAAAGGCGGAGACGGCGGAGATGGTCTCGTAGCGTTTCGCCGGGAGAAATATGTACCGGATGGCGGTCCTGCCGGCGGCGATGGCGGCCGTGGGGGAGATGTGATTTTCCGCGTGGATGAAGGCTTGCGGACCCTGATGGATTTCCGTTATCAGCGGCACTTCAAGGCCGATAAGGGAGTTAAGGGACGCAACAAGAGCCAGCACGGGGCAAACGCCGAGCATATGATCGTGCGGATTCCACCAGGAACTGTGTTGATTGATGATGATACCCAGGAGATCCTTGCCGACCTAACCCGTCATGGACAACAGGTTGTAGTGGCCCGCGGAGGCCGGGGAGGCCGGGGTAATACCCGGTTTGCGACGGCGAACAATACAGCGCCGGAGCTGGCTGAGAATGGGGAAGAGGGCCAGGAGCGGTACATCGTAATGGAGCTGAAGGTCATGGCCGACGTAGGCCTTGTAGGCTTCCCTAGCGTAGGTAAATCTACGCTGCTGTCGGTCGTATCTGCTGCCCAGCCGAAGATCGGAGCGTACCACTTTACCACGATTACCCCGAATCTGGGTGTAGTTGATGTCGGGGATGGCCGCAGCTTTGTAATGGCGGATCTGCCTGGACTGATTGAAGGCGCGAGTGAAGGAGTGGGCCTGGGGCATGAGTTCCTGCGCCACGTTGAACGCACGCGTATCATCATTCATGTCGTGGATATGTCCGGCTCGGAAGGCCGCGATCCTTTTGAAGATTGGGTACTGATTAATGATGAGCTGAAGCAATACAATGCGGCGCTGATTGACCGTCCGCAGATCGTGGCGGCGAACAAGATGGATATGCCTGATTCCGAGGAGAACCTGGCTTCCTTCCGTGAACGTATCGCGGAGCTTCGTCCGGACCTTGAGATTATGCCGATCTCTTCCCTGACCCGTCAGGGCGTTCAGGAGCTGCTCTACCGTGCTACAGATATTCTTGACAGTATTCCTGTGGCTCCGGTGGTTGAAGAAGTAGCCGGCAAAGAGCGCAAGGTGTATAAGCTCGAAGCGGAAGAGGATAACTCATTCACGATTACCCGTGACAACGAGGCCTTTGTAGTCAACAGTCCGCGGATTGAGCGGATGATTAAGAGAATGCAGCTAAGCACACATGATGCCATTCTCAGGCTGGCCCGTACTTTGCGTCACATGGGTGTGGATGCCGAACTGCGCAGACGCGGCGCTGTTGAAGGTACAATCGTGCGCATTGCTGATTTTGAATTCGAATTTGTCGAGAACAGCAGCTACTATTAA
- a CDS encoding ACT domain-containing protein translates to MKERYYLVREDILPDAVLKTMQVKQLLEAGDAKTVHEGVEQVGLSRSAFYKYKDGIHLIHQLERERIVTISIDLEHESGMLSKVLGSVAVHGANVLTIHQSIPLQGRANVVISVEISHLNEELGDLLDSLKAIPGVKRALIIGQG, encoded by the coding sequence GTGAAAGAACGCTATTATTTGGTCCGGGAGGACATATTGCCCGATGCGGTGCTGAAGACCATGCAGGTCAAACAGCTGCTGGAAGCAGGAGATGCCAAAACCGTACACGAGGGCGTGGAACAGGTCGGGCTTAGCCGCAGTGCTTTTTATAAATACAAAGATGGGATACACTTAATTCATCAGCTGGAGCGCGAGCGCATTGTGACGATCTCGATTGATCTGGAGCACGAGTCGGGTATGCTGTCCAAGGTGCTCGGTTCCGTGGCGGTCCACGGGGCGAATGTGCTGACAATCCATCAGAGTATCCCGCTGCAAGGGCGGGCCAACGTGGTGATCTCTGTCGAGATCTCCCATCTGAATGAAGAGCTGGGCGATTTGCTGGATAGTCTCAAGGCAATTCCCGGTGTGAAGCGTGCGTTAATTATTGGTCAGGGGTGA